The Stenotrophomonas maltophilia genome includes a region encoding these proteins:
- a CDS encoding potassium-transporting ATPase subunit F has product MSPWLSLLCGVLVLVAAAYLLYVVLRPESF; this is encoded by the coding sequence GCTGTCGTTGTTGTGTGGCGTGCTGGTGCTGGTTGCCGCCGCCTATCTCCTTTATGTCGTGCTGCGGCCCGAGTCGTTCTGA